One Malania oleifera isolate guangnan ecotype guangnan chromosome 9, ASM2987363v1, whole genome shotgun sequence DNA segment encodes these proteins:
- the LOC131163729 gene encoding methylsterol monooxygenase 1-1-like, whose amino-acid sequence MLPYQTLSEAEAALGRPLTFAETLWFNYSARKSDYFLYCHNILFLFLVFSVVPLPLVFMELWRSWRVDRYKIQPKVRLSFAEMVRCYRDVMLMFFLVVGPLQLVSHHSIKFIEIRSGLPLPSGWEILMQLAVYFVVEDYTNYWIHRFLHNKWGYEKIHRVHHEYTAPFAFAAPYAHWAEILILGIPSFLGPAMVPGHMITFWLWIALRQIEAIDTHSGYDFPWSPTKYIPFYGGAEYHDYHHYVGGQSQSNFASVFTYCDYIYGTDKGYRYHKKILRKLNEGTNSSGGQNEGLYKIPAQDLKSD is encoded by the exons ATGTTGCCCTACCAGACCCTGTCGGAGGCGGAGGCGGCCCTCGGACGGCCTCTCACCTTCGCCGAAACGCTGTGGTTCAACTACTCTGCTCGCAAGTCTGATTACTTTCTCTACTGTCACAACATCCTATTCTTGTTCCTCGTCTTCTCCGTCGTCCCTCTCCCTCTGGTTTTCATGGAGCTCTGGCGATCTTGGAGAGTAGATAGGTACAAGATTCAGCCTAAAGTGAGGTTGTCGTTTGCCGAAATGGTCAGGTGCTACAGGGATGTCATGCTCATGTTCTTTCTCGTCGTGGGTCCTCTTCAGCTTGTCTCGCACCATTCCATCAAG TTTATTGAGATTAGGTCAGGCTTGCCTTTGCCGTCTGGTTGGGAGATTCTAATGCAGTTGGCTGTGTACTTTGTGGTTGAGGATTATACGAACTATTGGATCCATAGATTTCTGCATAACAAGTGGGGTTACGAAAAGATTCATCGGGTTCACCATGAGTACACGGCCCCGTTTGCATTTGCAGCACCATATGCGCATTGGGCTGAGATTTTGATCCTTGGTATTCCATCTTTTCTTGGGCCAGCGATGGTTCCTGGGCACATGATCACCTTCTGGCTGTGGATTGCTCTACGGCAGATTGAAGCAATTGATACGCACAGTGG GTATGACTTTCCATGGagtcccacaaaatacatcccaTTTTATGGTGGtgcagaataccatgattaccaTCACTATGTTGGAGGACAAAGCCAGAGCAACTTTGCATCGGTGTTCACCTATTGTGATTATATTTATGGAACTGACAAG GGCTATCGGTATCACAAGAAAATCCTTAGGAAG CTGAATGAGGGCACGAACAGCAGTGGTGGACAAAATGAAGGTTTATACAAAATCCCAGCACAGGATCTCAAATCTGACTAG
- the LOC131163487 gene encoding uncharacterized protein LOC131163487: protein MNPPVFSGATDPVVAENWLQEVEKILTVHHYIDEQRVLCTTYRLVGEVERRWTTIRLLEEQRTTPVLMTWARFGEMFFDGYYSASVREARVQEFLSLSQGSITVQQYTVRLIELSRFCPYIVLDEVKKARMFERNLRRDIYRQVVVLRIQDFVELVNRAIIAEESLPRETETQSQRKRTAPSSFHTGPS from the coding sequence atgaatccgccagttTTTTCTGGAGCAACTGATCCTGTAGTCGCGGAGAACTGGTTGCAGGAGGTAGAAAAAATTCTGACAGTACATCACTACATCGACGAACAGAGAGTTCTATGCACTACGTATAGACTAGTAGGGGAGGTTGAGAGACGGTGGACGACCAttagactattggaggagcagaggacgaCTCCTGTGCtgatgacctgggctcgattcGGGGAAATGTTCTTCGATGGATACTATTCTGCCTCAgttagagaggctcgagtacaagagtttctgagtctgtcccaggggtcgATAACAGTCCAGCAGTACACTGTGAGACTTATCGAGCTCTCGCGTTTCTGTCCCTATATCGTCctcgatgaagtgaagaaggcaagAATGTTCGAAAGAAACCTGAGGCgtgatatttataggcaagtgGTTGTACTGAGGATTCAGGATTTTGTAGAATTGGTTAacagggctattatagcagaggagagtctacccAGGGAAACTGAGAcgcagagtcagaggaagaggactgcACCTTCGAGCTTTCACACAGGTCCCAGTTGA